The nucleotide window TTTTAACAAGAAGCGTTGTTTATGTATTCATAGGGATTATTGGTGGTGGGATTTTATTTTCATTCTACAGGATCTGTCTGTGGCAATCAGTTCCTCTTGAAGAAAAAATTTATTCCTTTGAAGAGAGCGAAACAGAGTTGTACCCAAAATTTAACTCAATGAAAGTTCAAGTAAATGTGGGAGAAAGAGTATTGTCTAACGAAACTATTGATTATAACGAAAATAACCATACTTCCCGAGCTTATTACTGTGGGCAATGTGGCTTGTTTATGAATACTCATCGTGAAGATTCTATGCCGCCTAAATGGCTTTCTCCAGAGCATAAGAAGTATATAGAAACTCCAAGTTTATTGGTCTGTAGATGTCCTTTATGCAATAATACAACCAGGCATGTTTCTTAACTGATTATGATTCCATAAAGTTGGTATGGAAGGTTTATTCCGATGGAGAAATTTAAGTTTTTAGAGCACACAGCAGATGCACAGTTTATCGCTTATGGCCAAACTCTCAACCAAGCTTTTGAAAACGTTGGTTTAGCAACATTTGAAGTTATGATGGATACCGATTTAATCGAAGATATTGAGAAAACTGAAATACAGGTAGTTGGCGATGAGATTGATGCGCTTGTTTATGACTGGCTTTCAGAACTCATATTTCTTTTCAGTGCAGAAAACATGGTGTTCAATAAATTCAATGTTGAAATAATTGAAAAGGAAAAAAGATTCCAGTTAGATGCGGTTGTATGGGGTGAAAAAATAGATATGGAAAAACACCAAATTCATACTGAAGTGAAAGCTCCAACATACCATGGGCTTTCAGTAAAGAAAAACGATTTTTATGAAATTAAAGTACTCCTAGACACCTAACCATATATCTAGTTACTGAGTTTAAAGATCTAAGATACTTTTTATATTCAATTGGATAATGGAGGAATGAATTATGAAGCGAGAAAAACTAACTAAAATTAATGATTTAACTTGGGAAATCCCAGAAAACTACAAAAACTGTATGACCGTTCCAGGAAGAATGTACCTATCAACAGACCTGGTCGACATAGTTGAAGAAGATACTTACGAACAAGTCGCAAACGTTGCATGTCTACCTGGAATAGTTAAATACTCACTAGCAATGCCTGAAGCCCACCTTGGATATGGATTCCCAATAGGTGGAGTTGCTGGAATCGATATAGAAAACGGTGTAATAAGTCCAGGCGGCGTAGGCTTCGATATCAATTGTGGAGTAAAGACATTAAAGACTAATCTAGAGTTAAGTGACGTCAAAGGAGGGGTTGAAGAACTAATAAATAGATTGTTTTCAAACATACCCTCAGGAGTCGGTTCAGAAAGCAAATTAAAATTGAGTTACAACGACCTTGATTACCTACTGGAAAATGGATTGGATTGGGCTTTAGAAAATGGTTATGCAAATGAAGAAGATGTAATATATTGTGAAGAAGAAGGACGTATGGATAGTGCTAACGCTGATAAAGTTAGTAAAAAAGCTAAACAAAGAGGTCTAAGTCAGGTTGGAACTCTTGGAAGCGGAAACCATTTCCTTGAAGTACAGTATGTAGATGAAGTATTGGATGAAGAAGCTGCAGAAAATTTTGGGCTGGAAAAGAACCAGGTAGTTGTAATGATTCATACTGGAAGCCGGGGATTCGGACATCAAGTATGCACCGACTATGTTAAAAAACTTGAGAAAGCTACAAAGAAATACAACATAGATATTCCAGATAAACAGCTTGCTTGTGCTCCATTCGACTCAAAAGAAGGGCAAGATTACTTCTCTGCAATGGCTTGTGCAGCAAATTATGCATGGGTGAATCGACAAGTAATAACAAGTTGGGTTAGAGATATATTCAAAGATTATTATGGAAACGATACAGAACTCAACACACTTTATGATGTCGCCCATAACATGGCTAAAAAAGAGACGCACAATGTTGATGGAGAAAAAAAAGATCTAATAGTTCATCGTAAAGGAGCTACAAGGGCTTTTGGACCAAACCACAGCGATATACCAAGAGATTACCAAGAAACTGGACAACCAGTAATGATTCCTGGGAATATGGGTGCACCTTCTTACATACTTAAGGGAACCGATTTCGCTATGGAAAACACATTTGGTTCAACCTGCCATGGTGCTGGAAGGAAAATGAGTCGATCACAAGCTAAGAGGGAGTATTGGGGGGAAACTGTTCAAAAAGAGCTTTCAAAACAAGGTATATATGTAAAAGCAACACATGGAGCAGTAATAGCTGAAGAATCACCAGGAGCCTATAAAAACCCTAATAAAGTTGTGAACGTAGCTCACAACGTAGGTATATCTAAAAAAGTTGTTAAATTAAAGCCTCTTGGAGTCGCCAAAGGATAACTAACACACCTAATATCTAACTAAAAATCTATTTATGTGGTAACTCATGTTGGGTTACCACATTTTCTTATTTTAATAGTTTTTTGTTTTTGGGTTTTAACGGTCTTGAAGTGTCTCTACTTCTTCAACTAACTGTTTTCCTGCTGCTACTTCATCTATGCTGTGTATAACAGCTCCAGTTTCTTCTATTATTTTCTTAACTTCATTGAAATCTATTTTGTTTCCTTCGATTGTGACTTTAACATTCTCTGTTTGTTGATCTACTTCATATAAACTTAGGTTGACTCCTTCGATTCCTGAAATAGTGCTTATGCTTGTAGCTAGTTCTAGTAAACTTGGTTCGTGTGGTTTCAATACATCCAAAACTACTCTTTTGATAACGCCAGACATCTTTAATCACTAATGTACGTCTAATTATTTAATATTTGATGTAAATTGATTTAATGGTAAAAAAAGAAAAATAGGTAGGTAGCCTCGTTAGAGGCTTTATCTTTCAAGTTTTGCTTTAACTCTTTTTAGTCGGAAGAAGGATTCTCTTTCCATTTCATCGAGTTTCATTTCAATGTAGTCAACGGTGTTTTCGAATTTTGGTATGAGGTTGTATTCTAGTGCGTTGACTCGTCTTTTGGTTTTCTCGATTTCTTCGGATAGTAGTCTGATGCTTTCTTCTATTTCGGCTACCAGTACAATCATGTCGAGGACTTCTTCGAATCTTTCAGCTGCTTCGTCGAGTTGTGGTGGTGTGTCTATTGGTGAAAAACCTCTTTCTCTGTATTTACGTTTTGGGTTGCCTTTTTTCTCTAGTTTGGGTACAGTTACGCCCATTATGTTTTTCTTGGCCGTTTCAAACTCGAGTTCAGTTTCTTTGACTGAGGTTGTTAGTGATTCTACTTTAACTGCTCCAGATTCTGCCTCTGCCTCTATTAGCATTCGGAATGCATCTTCAAGTTCTTGTTCGAGTTCTTCTCTGATTCCTTTTGCTTCTTTAACGACCTCGAATAACTCCATTATTAGGGCGTCTCTTTTTTCTTCCAGTAGGTCGTGTCCTTTTTCCGCTAGCTCTAGTCTTTCCCGCATCTCGAGAAGGTCCATCCGGATGGGACGGACACCGTCAACGATATCTTTAGACATTTTAATTCAACCTCTTTATTGTTCTGTTTCTGCAGCTTCGGTTTCTTCGGTTTCTTCGGTTTCACTGGGTTGGTAGTATTTTTCTATGTAGTCTCGGTCGATTCTTTTGAGTTCTTTTTTTGGTAGTTGTGAGAATATGTCCCAAGCGATTTGGAGTGTTTCTTCTATTGTTCTTCTTTCATCGAGTTTTTGTGAAACGAATTTTTCTTCGAAGTCGTCGGCTATGTTGAGGTACATTCTGTCTCTTTCGGTTAATGCTTCTTCTCCGACAACTGCTACTAGGTCTCTTAGGTCTCTTCCTTCTGCGTAGCTTGAGTAGAGTTGGTCGCTTACGTCTCCGTGGTCTTCTCTTGTTTTGCCTTCTCCTATTCCTGAGTCCATTAGTCGGGAGAGGCATGGTAGGACGTCGATTGGTGGGTATATTCCTTTTCTATGTATGTTTCTTGAGAAAACTATCTGGCCTTCTGTTATGTATCCTGTTAGGTCTGGTATTGGGTGTGTTATGTCGTCGTCGGGCATTGTTAGCATGGGTATTTGGGTGATTGTTCCTTCTTTGTTTTTGATTTTTCCTGCTCTTTCGTATATGCCTGCTAGGTCGGTGTACATGTATCCTGGGTATCCTCTTCTTCCTGGTACTTCTTCTCTTGCTGCTGCGATTTCCCGTAGTGCTTCGCAGTAGTTTGTTAGGTCTGTTAGTAGGACGAGTATGTGCATGTCTTTTTCATATGCTAGGTATTCGGCGACTGTTAGTGCGATTCTTGGTGTGACGATTCTTTCGACTGCTGGGTCGTCTGCTAGGTTGAGTAGGACGACTGTTCTTTCTAATGCTCCTGTTTTTTCGAAGCTTTTCATGAAGAAGTTTGATTCTTCGTTTGTTATTCCCATGGCTGCGAATACAACAGCGAAGTCTTCTTCTTCTCCTCCACGGACTCGTGCTTGTCTTGCTATTTGGGCTGCGAGTTCGTTGTGGGGTAGTCCTGATACTGTGAAGACTGGTAGTTTCTGTCCTCGTACCAGTGTGTTCATTCCGTCGATTACGGATATACCTGTTTCGATGAATTCTTCTGGGTGTTCTCTTGCTTCTGGGTTTATGGATGATCCATAGATGTCTCTTTCTTCATCTGGGATTATTTCTGGTCCACCATCGATTGGTCGGCCGGTTCCGTCTAGTACTCTTCCGAGTAGGTCTTCGGATACACCTATTCTCATTGTCTGGCCTGTGAATCGGACTTTTGTGTTTTTGGTGTCTAGGCCTCTTGTTCCTTCGAATATCTGGATTACTGCTCGGTCTCCTTCGGCTTCTAGTACTTTACCTCTTCTTTTGACTCCGTCGCTTCCGACGACTTCGACGACTTCGTCGTAGGCTACTCCTGATACTTCTTCAACGACCATTATGGAGCCTGATACTTCAGATACTGTTGAATATTCTATTGCTCCGGATTTGCTCATCTTCTAACCTCCTTTTTAAGTTTGTCTACTTCATTTTTCATTTGGTTCCGGATGTCTGTGACTTCTTGTTCGAAATCTTCTTCTGGTACTTCTTTCATCCGGGCTATTCTTTGTTTGACTTCCATTTCTGCTATTTTGTCTGCTGGTACGCCTTGGTCAACTGCTTCTGTTGCTACTTCGTGGAACTGTAGGATTGTTTCTAGCATCTCCATTTGTTTTTTGGGTGAGCAGTATGTGTCTACGTCGTGGAAGGCGTTTTGTTGTAGGAAGTCTTCTCTTAAGATTCTTGATACATCTAATACTACTCTTTCTTTTTCTGGTAATGCGTCTGGCCCTACAAGTTGTACTACTTCTTGTAGTTCGTCTTCTTGTTGTAATAGTTCAAGTGATTTTCTTCTTAGTTCGAGCCATCCGTCTTTTATTTCTTGGTCCCACCATTTTTTGACGTCTTCGTTGTATAGTGAGTAGGATTCGAGCCAGTCTATTGCTGGGAAGTGTCTTCTGTCTTTTAGTTCTGTGCTTAGGGCCCAGAATACTTTGACTATCCGGAGTGTGTTTTGGGTTACTGGTTCTGAGAAGTCTCCGCCTGGTGGTGATACTGCGCCTACTACTGAGACTGATCCTTTTCTGTCTTCTTGTCTTACCATTCCGGCTCTTTCGTAGAATTCTGCGAGCCGTGTTGCGAGGTATGCTGGGTATCCTTCTTCTCCAGGCATTTCTTCAAGTCGGCCTGAGATTTCTCTTAATGCTTCGGCCCACCTTGATGTTGAGTCTGCTTGTAGTGCTACGTTGTATCCCATGTCTCTGTAGTATTCGGCTAGTGTTATTCCTGTGTAGATTGATGATTCTCGGGCGGCTACCGGCATGTTGCTGGTGTTTGCTATTAGGATTGTTCTTTCCATTAGTGATTCGCCGGTTTCTGGGTCTTCTAGTGCTGGGAATTCTTCGAGAACTTCTGCCATTTCGTTTCCTCGTTCTCCACATCCAATGAATATTATTACGTCTGCGTCTGCCCATTTGGATACTTGGTGTTGTAGGACTGTTTTTCCGGTTCCGAATCCTCCGGGAATTGCTGCTGTACCGCCTTTTGTCATTGGGAAGAATGTGTCGAGGACTCTTTGTCCTGTTATTAAGGGTTCGTCTGGATTGAGTTTTTCGTCTTGTGGTCTTGGCTCTCTTACCGGCCATCTTCTCAACATCTTTATTTCTTCTATTTCTCCTTCCGGGGTCTCTATTTCGGCTATTGGTTCGTCTACTGTGTATTCGCCTTCTTTTATTGTTTTTACTGTTCCTTTGATTCCTCTTGGAACCATTACTCTGTGTTCAACTATCTCTGTTTCTGGGACTGTTCCAAGTATTGTTAGTTCTCTTACTTCGTCTCCTTCTGATACTTCTGGCTGGAACTCCCATTTTTTTTCGAAGTCTATTGATGGTACTTCTATACCACGTGGTATGAAGTCTCCTCCTTCTTGTCTTATGTAGTTCAGGGGTCGTTGTATTCCATCGAATATTGAGCTCATTAGTCCTGGAGCTAGGTCGACGGATAGGGGTTGGCCTGTGTTAACGACCTTTTCTCCTGGAGCGACTCCTGATGTTTCTTCATAACACTGTATTACGGCTTTATCGCCGTCTAACTCGATGACTTCTCCGAATAGACCCATTTCTCCTATTTTCACTACCTCGTACATCTCTGTTCCTTTCATGTTGTCGGCTTCGACAACTGGGCCTGAAACTTTAACTATTCTGCCTTCTTCACCACTGGATTCCACTTTACTTTTAGTAGAAATCTTAAATTCCTCCTTTATTTATTTAGATGTCTTCTAGATCTATCTCTACACCAACTGCTTTCTTAACCATTTCCTGTAACTGGGATTGTGTTGACCCATGTTTGTCAGGTATCTCAACTATAATTGGGAATACGTCTCCTCTGTCTCTGAATCTCTTTAATTCTTCTCGGTTTTGTTCTGCGATTCTTTCTGTTGTTATCACTATGCCTATGTCGTCGCTTAATTCATATAATGCGTCTTCGAATTCTTCTCCTTCTTTCGCTACTGAAGCTTCTTTTACTCCGGCTAGTTTGAAGCCTGTTACGGTGTCTTCATCGGCGATTACAGCTACTTTCACAGTACCAAGACCTCCGAGATCTCTTCATAACTCAGGCCTGCGTTTTTGTATGTAAATATTTTTCTGAGGTTCTGAACCTCTATCCTCTTTAAGGCGAGGTATCCTAGTATTACTCCTGGCCCAAGTGGTTCGTCGCGATATATCTCCATAGCGGTTTTCTTAAGTATTTTGTCGAGTTTTATCGATGCTTTTTCTACAACTTCAGGGCATTCGCAGTCTTTTAGTTCGGTGAGTGGTTCGAAGTAGGTTTCTTTTAGTTCTTGGACTGCTTTTCCTAACTCGTCGTATTCAGCCATTGTTAAAAGTATTTCGATGTCTATTTTGTAGGGCTCTATCAAGAATTGTTCGATTTCTTCTGGATCCATTTCGTCTCTTATTGACCTGAGAACTGTTTCTACGTTGACTCGGTCTACCAATAGACCGAAGTATCTTTCAATGTTTTTGTCGTGTTTTTCGAAGTATTTTTTTATTCTTGTGTCGCTGCGTTTGACTTTATTCATTATGTTTTCGTAAAGCTTTAGGTCTAAGAGAACTTCTGGTTCCAGTAGGTCTTCTTGTTCATCGATTTCTTGAAGTATTGGAACTAAAAAACTGTATTCAGTTTTTTTGAGTTTCTCTGCCGCTTCTTTATAGTCCATGGATTTTGCTATATCGTCTATTAGGTTGTATAGCTCTGTATCTGTTTCTATTAAGAACTCTCTGTAGTCATGGTCTTTATCTTTAATCGCCCTCAATGCTACTTTGAGGTTTTGAACGTCCCAACGGTTCATGTATTCTCTAAATACCTTTTTCAGTATTTCTGGACTGTATTTCGCTATGTTGTTTTCTTCTTTAAGAAGATGATTGCAGAGTTCTCGATCTACATCAAAATAGTCTTCATCTTTCGAGATATTTTCACTGTACTCAGTGTCTTTAAGCATCTCTATTGCTTCCGACACAGTGTCGGTTTGCGCGATCTCTGTCATTTTTTGAGGCGAAATTAACTTTGCTTTTTTCGCCCGTACCCTACCAAGAGAAAAATCTAGTGAAGAGATTCCTGTTTCTTTCATTTAATTACCCGGCCAAAAAACTTTTATTAATATTTATAAATATCTGTTGACAACTGCCATCATTCTCAATCTGCTTTTTTTTATTTAAACTTTTGTTATCGATTTCACTAAATGACCACTAAAATCATTTAATTACTAGCAGCGTTAACCCAAAATTTGGTGGCTAACGGAGTTAGGGCTTATAAAACATAGATATTACTACAAACAAATAGGTTTATGGTTTTGATTTAGGGTTTATTTCCGAATTGTCTTAATTTATGTGTTTTGCTTCGATCCGTACTTTATGGAAGACAAGTCCCTCAGGATCCATGGATAATATTCTTTCTTTGTTCTGTCTGTCAGTGATTTTAAGTCCATTTTGGTTTAGTTTTTCTTCAAGTTGTTTTTCCGTGTTGGCTCCAGCAAGGCACGTTACAACCATGGATATATCTTCTCTTAATTCTTCGGGTATATCCTTGTTAACTATTATTTCAGAAAAATAGGCTCTGCCACCTGGCTTTAATATTTTGTTTATGCAGTCCAAAGCCATTTCTTTTTTAATTAGGTTTAAAACACAGTTGGTGAAAACTACATCGAATGTGTTTTCTTTAAAAGGTATTTTTTCGGCGTCGCCTACAACGAACTCTATGTTATCGATATCTAAATCGTTTATGTCTTTTTGGGCTTTATAAGCCATTTCTCCAGAGAAATCAAGGCCGACTACCTCTCCTTTTGGTAGTAGTTGAGATGTTATAAAACAGTTTAGGCCTCCACCGGAACCTAACTCTAAAACTGTTTCTTTGCCTTCCATCTTTATATCATGTAATGGATAATCACATCCAAGTGATATTAGGTCTTCGGAGGCGGTTTCTGCCTCCGGAGATTCGTTTACATCGATTTCAGTGAACCCATCTACCTCGCCTTCGGCTACCTTTGAATAAAACTCTTTTATCTTTTCTTTCATTTGCTCAATCTCTGTATTTGGAGTATATTTTTTCTCGATATAGAGATTCACCGTTTTTGTTTGTTAGGTTGAAGTTACAGAAAGGTATCATCCTTCCGTCTGGGACAACAACGTGTATGCAACATTTCTCTGTTCTGTTTGTTTCATGTGTCCATGCGTCTTGGAAATCCATTATTGATATTGTTAGGTAGTTTTCCATTGCTCTCCTAACAAAGTCTTCCCATCCTCCTGCTTCACAACAGGAGTCGTCGGAACTCATGGTGTCTAATAGTTCTTGAGGATCTGATTCACAGCCACATCGACTTCCTTTCCATCGATTTTCTACAGATGATTTTGTCTTTTCTGCTATATCTCCGACTTGTCCTGAGGCCCCAAGTGTTTTATCTGTTAATGGAAGAAACTCATCGTTCTCATCTAATATTGCGAGACAACTGACATCACAATGTACACTTGGACAGGAGGTTGGAGTGAAGTTTTTAACCCCTATCTGACCTTCTGTCTGGTTTTCAATTGCTTTAGCAGTTTCCCACAGGGTTACTCTGCTGTCTTCATCTAGCCAAGAAGGAGATCTTCCAAACAACGAGACTGGTTGGAAATGAACTCCCTTAACCGCTGGAATCAGTTCTTTTGCAAAATCAACTATTTCGCCTACTTCATTAATGTTGTAGCCTTTAGCAACAGTTGGTACAAGCACTACACCAACTCCGGCTTCTGCAGCTCTCTCTATTGCCTTTACTTTCTCTTCAAGTAGTGGTTTTCCATATCTTTTTTCATAAACATTATCTGAAACCCCATCGAAACTAAGGTAAAGTGAATCGATTCCTTCATCACATATTTTTTTGAAGAACTCTGGGTCTCTAGCTATTCTCACACCATTTGTATTTAATTCGATGTGGTCTATACCAATCTCTCTACCCATCCTAATTATTTCTGGAAGGTCGTCTCTAATTGTGGGTTCTCCACCAGATATTTGAACAAGAGAACTACCATCTGACCTCTCTTTAACTGTTTCAAACATATCTCTAATCTGGTCTAAAGATGGTTCATAGTAATCTCCACCTTTTTTTGAGTCAGCAAAACAAATAGAGCAATTCATATCGCAGTTTTCAGTTACCTCCAAAACAGCGATGCATGTATGTTGTTTATGTTCATTGCAGAGCCCACAATCCATTGGACATCCTTCTTCTCTTATTGTTTTTGGAGATGTTGGTTTTGTACGATCAACCTCGAAATCCTCCATCCCTAAATAGAAATCTGAATTTCTTGATGTCACTGTTTTAAAGACACCATGTTCCTCACATTTTTTTTCAAGAACCACTTCATCATTTTCTATATATTTCTCTCCAACAATGACTCCAAGACACTCTGGACATACACTTTTATATTCTCCTAATTTTTTAACCAAAAAAACACCTCAATCTAAATATCACAGCTAAACAAAAAATATCTCGCTATTTAGATATTCTAAATAGTATTATTTTATCTTTTTTCTTAAAATATTGATTTATTGTATATTCTGTTTTTTATTTTTTAATTAATTCATTTTTTTAGGCTAACGCTATATGGTTAGCTAACGCTATCTGGTTTTGTCTTATTATAAAAATAAAGCTGGGTCAGGGGTGTTTAGCCCCTTAATCCCTTATTTTTTAGGAATGGTTAGGCTCTTTTTTCTTCTAAGATGTTTGCTGCTGCGGGTAGTGTTTTTACAGCGACGTCTTCGGATACGTATCCTTGTTCACAGTCTGGACAATACATTCCTAATACAGGTCTTGTGATACCTAGATAGCTTATGTCTATGTTTTTTTCTCTGGCTTTTCCACCACATGCTTCGCAGACCCATTCTTCAAGTTCTGTTCCTGGGCCTCCGGAGGCTGGACCTTCAATTGACATTTTATGTCCGTATGCGGATACGAGTTTGAATTTGTCTTCATCGACTTTTCTGTATCTTGCGTATGTTGTAAGGTTGTCGCCTTCTTTTTTTGATAGGACTGTTCCGTCTTCGTTATTTACTAATTTGTGTCCTGATTTCTCGCCTTCATGGATTGCTGCCTTTATGCTTTTTTCATCCAAGCCTCGTTCTTCTACGAGATCTTCTACTTCACCTGACATTTCTAATTCGAATTTTGGTTTCTTTTTCCAAATCATTATTCATACCCCCTTTTTAGAACCTCTCATACTGTCCATGGTCTTTGGCCGCCCTCACCATTGCATGTATATTTCCTACTGGTGCGTATGTTGGGCATTCACAGGCTGTTCCTAGTATGAATCCTCTTGGGCTGTCTTTTCCTTTTTCAAGCTGATCTACAGCTTGATCGTATACTTCTCTTGGAGACCCCATCTGGACAAGTGATGTGTCTACTACACCGAATGTTGTACATTTATCTCCGAAGTTTTCAACTAATTTATCTGCTGAGAATATTTCTCCATCTTCGTATCCTATCTGCATAACGGTGAATGGGGACATTGGTGCGTCGGTCCATAGGTCCCAGTCGTCTTTGTGTTCACCACATAGGTGGTAATATACTCCTGGGCCTGAACCGTCTTTCAACGTGTCTTTCACGGCTTTACAGGTTGGCTCGTAGTTGAATCTCTCGATTTGATCTCGGTTGAGTAGGTCACCATTTGCAACAACTGAACCGGCTATCATAACGTTCATTCCATATCTATCAGCGACTGCTCTGTTTGCTTGTAGCATGTGGTCGGCCATTTTATATACAAGGTCTTCTACAATCTCCGGCTCTCTTATTAACCACATTAATAGTTGTTCTGCTTGAACCATGTTTGAGGCTACATCGAATGCTCCATTGAATTGTGTTACCGGTGCAAACATATCGGGGTATTCGTCTAGACAGGTGTCTAGTGCTGTAAAGTGTCTTTCAAGTGTAGGGCCTTCTGCAAGTTCTTCTGGACCTTTTATCTCTAGGTCGTCTACGTCTTCGGGTTCTTTTAGTGGGTATTCATCTATGACTGGTGGACTTTTTTCAGTATATTTGAGTTTAGCTCCATAGTCTTCTCCCCAGTAATCTCCCCATAAATAATGGCCTACTGGAGTTATGTCGTATATTTCACAAGCATTACAAACCATTCGTACTGCATCATCGGGATTCTGCCAGAAATACTTGGTGTCTTTCCTGAATAGCGTTGCAGCGTTTGACAGAAGTATTGGGTCTACAATGACCCGGTCCGATGGTGTATCGGCGAATGGCGTTGTCCATAATGTCGCGGCTTTCCCTAACCATTCTTCATCTATATTGGGTAAAAAATCATCTCTTGGCATACTCTAAAACCTGTTTATAGATTTGACAACATTTATTATTTATACCTTTCGGTTTTAGGGGTATTAAAATCGTTTATTAACTAGTATATCTTTATAAAAACCCCATATAAAGTTTTTTTACTAAAAAAAACGATATATAATTAATTTTTTGGTAAATACACTCTATGAACCTAATTTTCTTTATTTAAAAACAATTTAGTGTTTTTATGTTACTAAGGTTTTTTAGAGTTACTAACATTTTTTTGGATTTTTATTATGTTTGGAAATTATTTTATTAAAAACTGATATAACAAAAAAACTAAAAAATAGTTTATAGATTTCTTATAACTTCTTGTTTACAGCGA belongs to Methanonatronarchaeum sp. AMET-Sl and includes:
- a CDS encoding uroporphyrinogen decarboxylase family protein; this translates as MPRDDFLPNIDEEWLGKAATLWTTPFADTPSDRVIVDPILLSNAATLFRKDTKYFWQNPDDAVRMVCNACEIYDITPVGHYLWGDYWGEDYGAKLKYTEKSPPVIDEYPLKEPEDVDDLEIKGPEELAEGPTLERHFTALDTCLDEYPDMFAPVTQFNGAFDVASNMVQAEQLLMWLIREPEIVEDLVYKMADHMLQANRAVADRYGMNVMIAGSVVANGDLLNRDQIERFNYEPTCKAVKDTLKDGSGPGVYYHLCGEHKDDWDLWTDAPMSPFTVMQIGYEDGEIFSADKLVENFGDKCTTFGVVDTSLVQMGSPREVYDQAVDQLEKGKDSPRGFILGTACECPTYAPVGNIHAMVRAAKDHGQYERF
- the trsS gene encoding radical SAM (seleno)protein TrsS translates to MVKKLGEYKSVCPECLGVIVGEKYIENDEVVLEKKCEEHGVFKTVTSRNSDFYLGMEDFEVDRTKPTSPKTIREEGCPMDCGLCNEHKQHTCIAVLEVTENCDMNCSICFADSKKGGDYYEPSLDQIRDMFETVKERSDGSSLVQISGGEPTIRDDLPEIIRMGREIGIDHIELNTNGVRIARDPEFFKKICDEGIDSLYLSFDGVSDNVYEKRYGKPLLEEKVKAIERAAEAGVGVVLVPTVAKGYNINEVGEIVDFAKELIPAVKGVHFQPVSLFGRSPSWLDEDSRVTLWETAKAIENQTEGQIGVKNFTPTSCPSVHCDVSCLAILDENDEFLPLTDKTLGASGQVGDIAEKTKSSVENRWKGSRCGCESDPQELLDTMSSDDSCCEAGGWEDFVRRAMENYLTISIMDFQDAWTHETNRTEKCCIHVVVPDGRMIPFCNFNLTNKNGESLYREKIYSKYRD